The sequence CAATAGCCGTTACGTTCTCCGATACCTTGTGGCCCTTGGCAACCTCAGCCGCCGCGCGCAAATCCTCGATCCGGCCATTGGTACAGGAACCGATGAAGACATAATCGATGGCAATTTCGGAAATTGGTGTTCCAGGCTTCAAATCCATGTATTCCAGCGCCTTTTCAGCCGCTTTGCGTTCATTCTCGGTAGCAAAATCAGCCGGATTCGGCACCGTAGACGTAATGTCGGTACCCATACCCGGGCTTGTGCCCCAAGTTACTTGCGGAATCAGCGAGTCCACTGCAAACTCGACAACCGTGTCGAACTCCGCACCTTCGTCAGTAACCAGCTCTTTCCAAGCAGCAACAGCCTCGTCAAAAGCGGCGCCTTGCGGAACATATTGACGGCCGCGCAGATATTCGAATGTCTTCTCGTCAGGAGCGATCATGCCAGCTCTGGCTCCGGCTTCGATCGACATGTTGCAGACGGTCATCCGCTCTTCCATCGACAGCTCGCTGATGGATTCACCGGTGTATTCAATGACATAACCCGTTGCAAAATCCGTGCCGTATTTGGCAATAAGTCCGAGGATCATGTCTTTCGCCGTTACGCCCGGGTTGCGTTTGCCGACAAAGCGGACTTCCATCGTCTTCGCTTTGGCCTGCTGCAAACACTGGGTCGCCATAACATGCTCCACTTCGCTTGTGCCGATACCGAAAGCAAGGGCTCCGAAAGCGCCGTGGGTCGAAGTATGGCTGTCTCCGCAGACGATCGTTTTGCCGGGATGTGTAAGTCCCAGTTCCGGCCCCATGACGTGCACGACCCCATTGTCAATATCGTCAAGACCGAACAGCTTCACTCCGAAATCGGCGCAGTTCTTCGTGAGTGTATCGATCTGCTGCTTGGAAATCGGGTCCGTAATGTTGAAACGGTCTGTAGTAGGAACGTTGTGGTCCATCGTTGCAAAAGTCAGTTCCGGGCGGCGAATCTTGCGTCCGCTCAGACGAAGCCCTTCAAAAGCCTGGGGCGATGTTACCTCGTGCACCAGTTGCAAGTCGATATATAGAATGCTAGGTTTCCCTTCCTCTTGATAGATAACGTGATTGTCCCAGATTTTCTCGAACATTGTTTTCTTGCCCATGATTTCACCTCGTCATAGATTCGTTCATCTGTAAGGAAAAATAGATTTCCCCTTGGAATGATCTAAATATAACATGAGGTTGTTTATTACGCCAAGATATAATATCTATAATTCTTATAGGTAAATATTATAAGGATTCTTTCCACTCTACTCCCCTTAACGAATAAAATTAGTAAATATTTTTTCTTCTCTTTCAGGCTTCTTTACATTTCCTTCACCGTTTTCTATCAACTTCATAAGCCATGCCATATTTTTACCAAGTATCCTCATGATTTGAATCCCTTCTTGATCCTGCATTACCTCCCCTGGAGCTGTTCCGTTAATAACATTCCAATAATTTGAAGTAGGCATAAGCATTTCCGAATGATTGATGTAGTTGTTTAACTGGTCGAACGTTGGAATTCCGCCTGCACGTCTTACTGCCACAACTGATACACCAACTTTATGTCTTAACATGCTGTCATTGGCTTCTGTAACACGAAAAGCTCTATCCAAAAATGATTTCATTGTTCCAGCAATGGCGGAATAGTGAACGGGTGACCCTAAAATTATTCCATCAGCTTCTTTCATCTTTTCAATCCATTCATTAACTGGATCAGTCGTGATAATACACTTTTCATTTTTATTTTTTATGCATTTTTTACAAGCAATACATCCTCTAACAGGTTTATTCCCAACGTGAACTATTTCTGTTTCTATGCCTTCTTTTTCAAGTTCATCAGTAACTATTTTTATTCCATGATAAGTATTTCCTGCTTTGGTAGGACTTCCGTTAAAAGCTACAACTTTCATTAAAAATTCCTCCCTTAGATAACCTTAATTTTTTCACACCATAATAATTACAATTTTCCACAAACAAATACTGAACGTTTAGTTTACATACTATATAATATACTGAACGTATAGTATTGTAAAGTGTATTTTTTTAATATATATTCGGCCTGTTTTATAGGTTATGCTTATAAGAGGATGAATTTTAGAAGGAGACCGCGAGTATGGAACTCAGACAACTGCTTTATGTGCTGCAAATCGCCAATGAACGGAATTTCTCAAGGGCTGCGGAGAAACTCCATATCGCCCAGCCCTCGCTGAGCCAGCAGCTTTCCAAGCTTGAGAAGGAGCTCGGCGTAATGCTGTTCCAGCGGAACACGAGCACCGTTGAGCTTACCCATGCGGGAAGGAAATTTGTGGATCAGGCGCAAATCATTATCGATGCGGTTGAGCTGCTTCGCCAGGAAATGAATGATATATCGGAGCTTCGCACTGGACGTGTTGTTGTCGGCAGCATGCCGATTACGGGAGCCCACCTGCTGCCTTATGTGCTGCCGGTATTTAAGCGGAAATACCCGGAGATAGATATTACGCTGCTGGAGGATTCCTCGATGAATCTGGAAAAGCTGACCGCAAGCGGCCAGACCGATCTCAGCCTGCTATCTCTGCCGCTGGAGATTCCCGCGCTGGCCTATGAAATTCTTGGCGAGGAGCGCATTGATCTCGCGGTTCCGCCGGAGCATCCTTTGGCGGCGCGCCTGTCCACCGGCAGGAGAACGTCAATGGAGGAACTAAAAGGGGAATCGTTCATTGTTCTGAAAGAAGGCCAAGGCTTTCGTAAAATGACAATGGACCTGTGCCGGGAGGCCGGATTCGATCCATCCATTGTTTTCGAGAGCAATAATATGGAAACCATCCAATCGCTCGTGGCGGCAGGCATGGGCGTGACGCTGGTTCCCCGCTTTATTTCCCGCGCTCCGCGCAGCGAGTTTGTACCCGTCTATTTGCCTTTAGCCGAGCCAGTGCCCAGCCGAACTTTGGTCGTCGCCTACCGCAGGGGGCGCTATCTGTCCAAAGCAGCCGAAGCTTTTATCCACACGTTCCAAACAACCGTAGCCGAGCTTGCGCAGGAATGACATCAGAGAGGCTTCAAAACAGCTTGCTGAGGCTGCGGCAAAAAGCCGCCCATCACTTAGCAAGCGATGAGCGGCTTTGATTATTTTACAGTTGACCTTAGTTCTGGTATTTACGGAAATTCCGCTCGGAAATGAAATGGTTCTGAGTATCAGGCACATGCGAGGTATCTTCGTCAACCGGTCCTCTTGAATGGGGGCTGCCGGTCTCTTCCTCGATAAATTCGCGCATAGTCTGCCGCTGCTCCTCCAGCGTCTCTTTTCTTTCTTCAAGCTTCCGCAGGTTATCTTTATTCAATGGTTCCACCTCCTGATCACGGAATAGATCTATTTTGCCCGCTCGCCGGAAGGTTAAACATTTTCGGGTGCCGGTCTTTTCGAAGGTAATAGCTTGAACTCTCTTGGCAAACTTGGCTCCTCATGGTATTCTAGTTGTCAAATAGGCAAACGTGCAGACGGGACCAGTACGAACGAGTCTACCGCGCCAGAGAGTAAATTCCGATAGGCTGAAAGAATTTACCGCGGCTAACGTTCCGAATCCTACCCCCGAACGGCCTGCTCCGCAGGACGGATTCCTCCCGTTACGAGGCTAAAGTCGGATGATCCCTCATCAATGAAGGTGGTACCGCGGAAGTGAACCCAGCTTTCGTCCTTTGCTCAGTCTAAGGATGGGGGCTTTTTTGTTGTTCAATATGGATAATAGGAAGTGAAAGGCAATGTCTACACGATTAGTGGTCAAAATCGGCAGCAGCTCGCTGACCGCAGCCGAGGGCGGGCTTAACCGCGACGCGGTCGCCTTTTTCGCATCCGAAATCGCGGATTTAAGGCGCAGCGGCTGCGAAGTGCTGCTGGTAACCTCCGGGGCGGTTGCCGCTGGCTTCCGCAGCATCGGTTATCCTGCGCGTCCCAAACTGCTCCATGAGAAGCAGGCCGCCGCAGCCGTGGGCCAGGCGCTATTGATGCAGGCCTACCAGGAAGCATTCTCCGCGCACGGTCTGACCGCTGCTCAAATTCTGCTGACCCGCACGGATTTCCGCAGCCGGCGCGCGATGAACAACGCCTCAATGACCGTCGAAGAGCTGCTGAGGCAGGGCGTCGTTCCGATATTCAATGAGAATGACACGGTATCCGTCGACGAACTGAAATTCGGCGATAACGATATGCTCTCCGCTCTGGTCGCCAACCTACTCAAAGCCTCGCGCCTGCTGATGCTTACGGATATCGACGGTTTGTATAGCAGTGATCCGCGCAGCAATCCGGATGCCGTGCGCTACCGGCTTATCGAGCAGATTACGCCGGAAAT is a genomic window of Paenibacillus durus ATCC 35681 containing:
- the leuC gene encoding 3-isopropylmalate dehydratase large subunit — encoded protein: MGKKTMFEKIWDNHVIYQEEGKPSILYIDLQLVHEVTSPQAFEGLRLSGRKIRRPELTFATMDHNVPTTDRFNITDPISKQQIDTLTKNCADFGVKLFGLDDIDNGVVHVMGPELGLTHPGKTIVCGDSHTSTHGAFGALAFGIGTSEVEHVMATQCLQQAKAKTMEVRFVGKRNPGVTAKDMILGLIAKYGTDFATGYVIEYTGESISELSMEERMTVCNMSIEAGARAGMIAPDEKTFEYLRGRQYVPQGAAFDEAVAAWKELVTDEGAEFDTVVEFAVDSLIPQVTWGTSPGMGTDITSTVPNPADFATENERKAAEKALEYMDLKPGTPISEIAIDYVFIGSCTNGRIEDLRAAAEVAKGHKVSENVTAIVVPGSGRVKALAEKEGLDKIFTEAGFEWREAGCSMCLAMNPDILQPGERCASTSNRNFEGRQGRGGRTHLVSPAMAAAAAIKGRFTDVRDWNYKTEAVSS
- a CDS encoding flavodoxin family protein, with the translated sequence MKVVAFNGSPTKAGNTYHGIKIVTDELEKEGIETEIVHVGNKPVRGCIACKKCIKNKNEKCIITTDPVNEWIEKMKEADGIILGSPVHYSAIAGTMKSFLDRAFRVTEANDSMLRHKVGVSVVAVRRAGGIPTFDQLNNYINHSEMLMPTSNYWNVINGTAPGEVMQDQEGIQIMRILGKNMAWLMKLIENGEGNVKKPEREEKIFTNFIR
- a CDS encoding LysR family transcriptional regulator translates to MELRQLLYVLQIANERNFSRAAEKLHIAQPSLSQQLSKLEKELGVMLFQRNTSTVELTHAGRKFVDQAQIIIDAVELLRQEMNDISELRTGRVVVGSMPITGAHLLPYVLPVFKRKYPEIDITLLEDSSMNLEKLTASGQTDLSLLSLPLEIPALAYEILGEERIDLAVPPEHPLAARLSTGRRTSMEELKGESFIVLKEGQGFRKMTMDLCREAGFDPSIVFESNNMETIQSLVAAGMGVTLVPRFISRAPRSEFVPVYLPLAEPVPSRTLVVAYRRGRYLSKAAEAFIHTFQTTVAELAQE
- the proB gene encoding glutamate 5-kinase, which translates into the protein MSTRLVVKIGSSSLTAAEGGLNRDAVAFFASEIADLRRSGCEVLLVTSGAVAAGFRSIGYPARPKLLHEKQAAAAVGQALLMQAYQEAFSAHGLTAAQILLTRTDFRSRRAMNNASMTVEELLRQGVVPIFNENDTVSVDELKFGDNDMLSALVANLLKASRLLMLTDIDGLYSSDPRSNPDAVRYRLIEQITPEIYSIAGGAGSSVGTGGMRSKIDAAKIATRGGVPVFVGRVTEPGDLRQAVKDEGKGTYFATTLSSLPVKKQWLGFMSTPLGSLIVDAGAEEALVHGGHSLLPVGVREVQGSFHAGDVVEVLGPDSKLLGRGIVNYDDAQLRIIRGLPSGEVIRQLGEEVHRLEVIHRDEWITLK